From Triticum aestivum cultivar Chinese Spring chromosome 7B, IWGSC CS RefSeq v2.1, whole genome shotgun sequence:
tttacatatttatatcatttttgggactaacctactaaccggaggcccaacccatattgctgttttttttccctatttcagtatttcgaagaaaaggaatatcaaacggagtccaaacggaatgaaaccttcgggagcgttatttttagagcaaatctgatccggagagcttggagtgcaagtcaagaacctCCCGAGGTCCCCACGAGAtaggccccccctgtagggcgcaccccctgtctcgtgggcccctcgggcgtccatcgatgtatttcttcctcctatatatacctacggaccccgaaaacatccaggagcaccacgaaacacaatttctaccgccgtaaccttctgtatccgcgagatcccatcttggagccttcgtcggcactctgccggagggagaatcgaccatggagggcttctacatcaacatccttgccccttcgatgagttgtgagtagtttaccacagacctacgggtccatagttattagctagatggcttcttctctctttttggatctcaatataatgttctccccctctcttgtggagatctattcgatgtaatctctttttgcggtgtgtttgtcgagatccgatgaattgtgggtttatgatcaagtttatctatgaataatatttgaatcttctctgaattcttttatgtatgattgagttatctttgcaagtctcttcgaattatcagtttggtttggcctactagattgatctttcttgtcatgggagaagtgcttagctttgggttcaatcttgcggtgttcttacccagtgacagaaagggttgcaagacacatattgtattgttgccatcgaggataacaagattgggtttatatcatattgcatgagtttatccctctacatcatgtcatcttgcttaatgcgttactctgttcttatgaacttaatactctagatgcatgctggatagcgatcgatgtgtggagtaatagtagtagatgaaggcaggagtcggtctacttgctatggacgtgatgcctatatacatgatcatgcctagataatctcataactatgcgcttttctatcaattgctcgacaataatttgttcacccaccgtaatacttatactatctcgagagaagcctctagtgaaacctatggcccccgggtctatctcttatcatatttgctttcaatctatctttatttgcatcattacttttttgcatctatattataaaataccaaaaatatatttatcttttcATACTatttttattagatctcactttcgcaagaggccgtgaagggattgacaacccctttatcgcgttggttgcgagttctcagtttgtttgtgtaggtgcgtgggacttttgaggagcctcctactagattgataccttggttctcaaaaccgaggaaaatacttacgctacactttgctgcatcaccctctcctcttcgagaaaaACCAATgtaagctcaagatgtagcaggggGTGAGGTGTGGAATGGTTCGCGGGGCAGCGGGGGAGAGAAGCGCCTGAAGGTAAGGGCTGCTCTCCACCAGCGTAGCAGTGAAGGAGGCAGGTGAGGGGGGGTCGCGAGGAGTGGATGGGGCGTTCGCGCCCGCGCGGGGTGCATCTATGGTCTCCTCGCCCGCGCCGCACGTGGTGTCACCCCGACGAGCGACAGGATGGATGGGGATAGGGCAGTCAAGGTGGGTGTCAGCGACCTCAGGGTCCAATCCCTGCCAATCGCAACTAGGGGCAGGGTGCAGCGGCGTGGGCAAGGGGGGTGGAGGCCTCTGCGGTGCCACGGGACGTGACAACGGATGGGCAATAGTTTATGACGAGGGCGCCGGATGGCAGCAGACGCAGTTACACCGGGTTGGTGCAAGAGGCGCCGCACGCGAGCCGCGCATTTATGCGAAGACGCCACGTCAGCTTCAACCTCGCGGAGGGAGCCATGGACGCACAGGttgatggcgacgaggagccccggtGAGACAGCCACCACGAACCGCGCCACCGCAACGCTCGCCACTCGAACCGAGAACACGCGCGACGTAACCTGAACCGCACGCAGCCGCTCCGGGGGGGCATAGAAGAAGTACGACAGGAGGAAGGACACGCCATCGCAAGAGAAGCAATCGGCGACGAACGGCACGACGACCCAAACGGTGCCGGGGTCGGTAAGAGCAGGGAACTCCGAGGGGTCGAAGGCGACTCCAGAAAGGAAAGAAGCAACGACACAGGCGCGGAAGGCGATACCTGAACGAGGGACAAGGTCAAcggtggtggcgcggggcggcagGACAGGGCGCCCGTCAGCAGCAGAGCGGTCCGGGCTGCGGACAAGGAGCGGAGCCGGCGGCCTCTCCGGCGCTCCATCGGCGCCGGCTAGGCCCAAGTCGAGAGCAGGAGGTGGCGTGGGTGGTGTGGCGGCGGGATCGGCGCCGCCCGGCGAGTCGCCAGGCGAGTCGCGGGAGCCCATCAGTCGCCACGGGCACTTTTCTCAAATGTTAACCGGGGTGAGCTCCAAAAATCCGCACAACGTCAAATATGGAGGCTCGGGGCTAGGTTTGAAGCGCCCTCTAAAAATTATGTTGATCCGGGGTGGGATGACGACTCTACTAAAATAGTATTTTTGATCGAAATCATTTCAATTGCGGTTATTACCACAATCAAACAATTATAACGACTCTGCTAAAGTTCTTCTAACACAGCGCTCGCGTCTTTTTTCTCCATCGCTGGTAGGTGGGCTGTCCCTTCCTCACAGTTGTGACAGGAGACAACATTTATTTGGAGAAACACGCATCATTCACACATCACGCTCAGTCCATTACAGACAACAGTACACACACATGGGCACACGGTATACAGTATACACACGAGTGCCTATCACTACAGCACACCATGTTGACCGAGGGACGACTCTGACCATTTATAATCCCGTGGAGTCTCATACGAATCCAAGACTACATCGCCAGACAACCTTCTCTACGCGAATAGTTCCTTCCCTATATAAAACAAAGATATTGAGAATAGCCGACAGAGAAGCTGGACACGATCACACGAGGATGGAGCGTTCTTCTTCCTCGCTCGCCCGCAGCAGCGTCGCCCTCCTGCTGCTGCTGGCTCTCCTACTCTGTTCTTTGGCGTGCTCGGCCGCGGTCCAAGGTATGCGTTTCGCTCAAACAACTGATCACTTCTTTCTGCGTATGCTTGGCCGGATTGATGAATCGACGTGTGCATGCACGCAGTTTCTCTGGACGGAAGCCGCGAGGGGCAACGTCCTCCAGCACCCTGGGCCTCAGGCGCAAGGTCGAAGTACTGCCCAGGCTGCAGCGACGACGGCGTCCCTCCGCCGCCGGCTGCAAGTACGTCGGCACTTGCGCCTCACCGCAAGACCCTGGGGATTGCTGCGATGATCCCTTCCACAGTTCCACGCGTGCCACCGACACCGATGCTAGATGATCTGTTCTTTTGATGATGATGATCAGACGGCTTAAAAGTCAAAGCAGAGAAATCTAAGCTAGCCTTTACCACCCAGACAATGTTGCATGTTGGCTCTCCAAACTAATTGTAAGCGGAAGTTTTGCCTTTGGCCGACACCATCTTGTGgtattagagcaactctagcagcaAGAGCCTTCATATTCTCTAGGTCGTCAAAATAATCACTAATATGATGTTTTTGAGTGAAAATAACACGATAAGAGATTCGCCATCCAGCCTCATATCATCATAATTTATGGAGGGTGCTCCATATCGAGCCCACATGTCTTCATATTTGGAGGCTGGGGGTTGGTTTGAAGCGCGCTCCATCCATCAATCGTCCACATGTGAGGAACGTATCATCTTCCTCCTCAACCTTCGACGTGGACCATCTTTTGTCCCTACTAATGGTGCAGTGACCATGGCATCAGGAAACGTGCCAATTAATGGTTGACACCGTGTGCCAACTACTCGTGGCCACTCCCGCCACATTTCTTGGTGCCCACCATGTTTATATGTTACCTACCATTTGTGAATATAAAATGGTCATCGCCATGGTTGAAAAGCTCACAGCCTGCACTGCCAACACAGTTGCCCATAGCCCCTTTCTCCTTTATGACATCATGTTGCTTCCCCTGTGAACAGATTTTGGCTAGATTGGGTGCCGCTCGAGGAGGGGGGATCGACTTTATGTCCTAGAGGCCGCGTGGGAGGATCCTTCCCTTGATGAGTGCCCTGATTAGAATCCCATAACACATGATATCCAGCACTAGAATGTGCAGATCCCGTATGAGTAGGAGAGGGCTCGCCCAAGAAACTCATATCGGGCACCACATGCTTTCCATCGCATCTCTGTTAAGGAGGTGTGGGATTAGCGCCACGCCGCCCACACCTCGATCGTTCGGCTCGACAAAATCTTCAAGCGTAGCAACGCCAAGAAGGCGCTGCAGATGGAGAGTGACCGCACCATTTGGCTCTATTACAAGGCATAACATGCGGACTTGGCGGCGAAGAGGTAGCACATCAAATGGCACACATTCGACATGAACATGGTGACATTCACTGAGACGAATCACACCCTATGCGGTGTCCCTCCCTCTTGAAAAGTCTGTTTCCGGACCTCGACGGCGAGGGGTAGGAACGGGACGAAGACGAGGTCGTCGGGCCGTCACACTTCCACACATAGATGGTGAGGCGACTCATCATATGCATGTGCCCCGTGCGTTGCATTCACCTTCATCTTGGGGAGAAGCAAGTGCTTCTCCAAATAGATAAAAATCCACTAGTTTAGTAAAAAATGTCACTAAGTGACTTTTTCACCCCTATGTAATCATTCAAATAGTGTATATATCACTCAAATTGAGTGTCCGTATTTTCGAGTTGTggtaaaaaaaagaataaaaaaaactaTGGAGGTCGCATTATGGCGACTGTGCGTTTGCGCACGGCCGCCATGGCCCCCATATCCATATGAAACACTCTCCATATACAATTTGGGGACTATCGATATAGTAACTATGCTAGACTTATACACACCTGAACATTTCACTAAACTGTGGTTAAGCATGATGAAGATAGGTTTATAAACGAAGACGCCGATGATGATGttgatttttttttcgaaaagggggtttaccccagcctctgcatcagaaagatgcatacgtcTCATattattaaaaagaaaatccagtAACAAAGTCTCCAAGTATGTTGGTGCGAGAAAAAAGTAAAAGCTCGAAAGAGCTGAAATCctaagccacaaccggctggcaaacacaataggagcactacatgcctatcatattacatgaccgccatccaaaccggttgaaaatatcccgcgctaccatctctcatcgggtagacgcagtagccaaacgctccctggcctccgtcggggtgagtagcgaccacatacggataaatgccgtggccctgaagataacctgcaaaaagtgaatgtttgttgatctgttaaaaactaaatcatttctgcagttccatactgcCCAAAGTAAAGCACAAACGCCAACACGAATGTGTCTTGCAGTATCGGAATCAACCCCATCAAGCCATGGTCCAAATAACATGTTGATAGAGGTGGGCTGATTAATATTAAACGCAATATGAATCGACCGCCACAGAATCTTAGCCAATGGACACTCGAGGAAGAGGTGTTTGATGTTCTCGGTATTATCGCAGAAGCTACACCTAGATGAgcccacccagttacgttttgccaGGTTATCCTTAGTCAAAATGACCTGTTCATGCATGGGAAGAGGCCTAGGAGTCATATTTCCAGGGTTAAGCATGGGGTGGCCCGACAGGAGGAAGAGATCAAAGGAGATGCTCATAAGACAAGGAGAGGTGGAGATGAAGAAAGACAAGATTGTTGAGTTGATCCAGTAGAGGCGGCAGGAAAAAGGAATGCCCCAGGCAGCCTTTGGGCATTGTAGCACTGTAGCTACAGTGCTACTACAGTACCCAAAGGAAATGCATCTCACGTCCCAGGCAGTGGCTCGGGTGTTGATCAATACAAAGAAGTAGTTGGAGGCTCAAGCGATGCAAAGATGGACTGAGCTGAGAGGAGGCAACAAGAGAAGTTGGCATGGTGGGAACAAATTAGGCCAACTTCACtgcgcgaccccatcctgtccacgtgcgtccgtttgaggtaaaacggacgaaccagacggcccagcgcgcgggagcaaatGGACTTTTGTCTGTTTTGTGTCCGCTtttgacccatccccggcccaagtttgcgccgatgggttgaaacggacagcgcgcggacgggcgaGACGCGCGCGTTTGTCCACCCCTAGCCCGCCTGTCGGTGGCACAAAGCAACCCTCCCCCCCTGCGCCCCTTTTGGCGCCAtttcccccaaaccctcccacgtcctgccgccccctccctcccccgtccatggccgacgcctagccgaattccggcggcctggccgtcAACCCGCCCGGAATgggcaagaagaagaaggccaaggcaccAAGGAAGTCGCGGTCAGAGTGCACGCCGAAGGAGATCGTCgagttggacgcggaatcggcgaagaggaggaaccGGAGGGCGATCGTCAAGGACAATGCCGCCGCAGCCAAGTTCGCCGCCAAGCGTGATGTGatggaggccgcgcggcgcaaggccgaggtcgaggagaaggaggtcatcgtcaacaaagcgcacgccctcctcatgcttggcattTGTCGTCCGGCGGGTTTCTCTATAgcggccgtcggcccggcgagcacaggctcgtcggtcgtccggcctccgcactgccagtcgccgacgtcgcAGACCACGCCTATGTCGCCCGACTTTCCcccgccaaggcacgacggccagacccgtttctTGGGGTCGCTGGATGTGGGCGTGATCGCGTCGTCCATCCCGCGCCCCTCgaccgtcatcgacctcaacatcACACTTGGGTCCAGCGGTGGCGGTCGTCCGTCCGttgagatgcaaagaaagcaagcacggcCGCCGTTTACGGGCATGATGCCGTCCCTCTGCGTCTTGTTCGacggaatgccaacaccaacgccaccggttgacgacccctactacaaCCAGTGCATGGAGGATGTGATCTACGACGGTGGGCATGTCCCTGCCTACGATCCCGAGGAGACcaaaagtcaggatggccgcgcccagtTCGTTGCTGATGAAGAGGTTGACGACCGTGCTGACTatgaccatggtgactcgtggcatgaagatgatgacatctattgcgaaggtgatggtgatgaagatgaaggcaatgacattgatattagtggcgagccattgttcatccTAGTCCTAGTCCTTTCCTTGCTACGGCCTGTGAGTGGTATCGgtgttggggacatggtatgctctcctcatCCTAGTCCTTTCCTTACTACGGCCATGAGACTCCGgccttgtatatgtttgcatgttcaattcttgttgatcatgtggtgtaggcatttcaatttttggaagcattcaaggcccggcacaatgacaatccattcactcttacgcattgttggacgatcatcaacaatcgccCTAAGTTTAATGATCAATACCAtgaacttcaaaggaagagaggcaagaagacggCCAAGTTCACCGGAGGTGGAGATgacgaggcgttgaagaggccgaggggcaagaccaactccaaggtggacgacatacgtgatGCTTCATCCATGaccttgcatgagactttgcatggcatgatgtctcgAAAGGacgtgagggacgagaagaagcggcaaagcaaggacgagcaaatgaagcaatacctagagctataaaggaagaagcttgagatggaggaggcggccaagaagaggaagatcgacatggaagaggcggcccggcaaaggcagctcgacatcgaggccgccaaTGTCAAGGCCGGGCAGAGGCAGCtcgtagggctggaattcgagccgagtcgagccagcgcggctcgactcgctagagctcgtttcgttaacgagctaactcgactcgactcgttactataacgagctcaaacccaagattggctcaactcgtataactcgcgagctggctcgtttagcttgttaagctcgttaaatatataaacataaagccctcaaatataataaaaataatcatgtatatattaaacatatatatcactaaacaattgtAATTTCCTTGTAACGCATGAGTCTTCTAGGAGGCTAGGCCTTCAATGGCTAGGCCTTGGGTTGTGCGCTTGGGACCTAGGCTGTTTAGTGGCGGATCTTTCTTTATATTGGGATTGGCTGATCTATTGTATCGAgtctaacgagttacacgagtactcatgagattggctcgtttaacttggtatgtaaacgatcttaaactaaagctcggctcgactgTTATTCTTTGAGTTCGAGTCGATTcaagccgagtcacgagctacttgttTAACTCGCGAGCTTTGAGTTTTTTTTCCAGCCCTAGCAGCTCGAcgtcgaggccaccaatgccgcaaccaaagcgaaggaggtgacccttgcgatcatgagcatggacttgaccaagatgag
This genomic window contains:
- the LOC123161588 gene encoding uncharacterized protein, with translation MERSSSSLARSSVALLLLLALLLCSLACSAAVQVSLDGSREGQRPPAPWASGARSKYCPGCSDDGVPPPPAASTSALAPHRKTLGIAAMIPSTVPRVPPTPMLDDLFF